A DNA window from Maribellus comscasis contains the following coding sequences:
- a CDS encoding DUF2007 domain-containing protein, with protein MSKQADSDLIVVFRGNPVDAEMVKEILVDNGIMANLKNQLMGSIAPWQVSPGGFEPVEVEILESDKESALDLINEFNRSK; from the coding sequence ATGAGCAAACAGGCAGATTCAGATTTGATAGTTGTTTTTAGAGGAAATCCGGTTGACGCGGAAATGGTAAAAGAGATTCTTGTTGACAATGGAATTATGGCCAATTTGAAAAATCAGCTAATGGGGTCTATAGCTCCCTGGCAGGTTTCACCCGGTGGTTTTGAGCCTGTGGAAGTAGAAATTCTGGAAAGCGATAAAGAAAGTGCTTTGGATTTAATAAATGAATTTAACAGAAGTAAATAA
- a CDS encoding M48 family metallopeptidase gives MHEILFWLIIAILVLDFLFEKYLDYLNTTTMSETLPDEVKGIYDEGKYKKQQAYQRENHRIGIFSSAVSFLLTLAMFLFYGFAFVNNLAWGFTGNAILAALLFFGMIMFASNIIDIPFSIYDTFKIEEKYGFNKTTPKTFVLDIIKGWLVGALIGGGLLALVIFIYQKTQNMFWIYAWILVAVFSVFMTMFYSNIIVPLFNKQTPLEEGELRDAIQRFSDKVGFKLDNIFVIDGSKRSTKANAYFTGFGAKKRIVLYDTLINDMETEELVAVLAHEIGHYKKKHVIQGLLISLIQTGVILFIFSLLIDSPVLSKALGVEEPNFHIGLVAFGILYSPVSFVLGIFMNVLSRKNEYQADAFAAEYYKPEALASALKKLSVKNLSNLTPHPKFVFFHYSHPPLLQRLAHLKKFEKEN, from the coding sequence ATGCATGAAATTTTGTTTTGGCTTATTATAGCCATTTTAGTTCTCGATTTTTTATTTGAAAAGTACCTCGATTACCTTAATACGACTACCATGAGTGAGACTTTGCCCGATGAGGTGAAGGGGATTTATGATGAGGGAAAATACAAAAAACAACAGGCCTATCAACGCGAGAATCATCGTATTGGTATTTTTTCCAGTGCTGTAAGTTTTTTGCTTACACTGGCCATGTTTTTATTTTATGGTTTTGCATTTGTAAATAATCTCGCCTGGGGATTTACCGGAAATGCTATTCTGGCTGCGTTGCTGTTTTTTGGAATGATTATGTTTGCTTCAAATATTATTGATATTCCATTTTCAATTTATGATACATTCAAGATTGAAGAAAAATACGGCTTTAATAAAACCACACCCAAGACCTTTGTTCTTGATATTATAAAAGGATGGTTGGTTGGAGCGTTGATTGGAGGAGGGCTGCTGGCACTGGTAATTTTTATTTACCAGAAAACACAAAATATGTTTTGGATATATGCATGGATTCTGGTCGCCGTATTTTCGGTTTTTATGACCATGTTTTACTCCAATATTATTGTGCCGCTGTTTAATAAGCAGACTCCGCTGGAAGAAGGCGAACTGCGCGATGCCATTCAGCGTTTTTCTGACAAGGTAGGTTTTAAACTCGACAATATTTTTGTTATCGATGGATCAAAACGTTCGACTAAAGCAAACGCCTACTTTACAGGATTTGGCGCAAAAAAGCGGATTGTTTTGTACGACACGCTGATTAACGATATGGAAACCGAAGAATTGGTTGCCGTTTTGGCACACGAGATTGGACATTATAAAAAGAAGCATGTTATTCAGGGATTGTTGATTTCGTTGATTCAAACCGGGGTAATTCTTTTTATTTTTTCACTGTTAATTGACAGTCCGGTTTTGAGCAAAGCGTTGGGTGTGGAAGAACCAAATTTTCATATCGGGCTGGTTGCGTTTGGAATTTTGTATTCTCCGGTTTCATTTGTATTGGGGATTTTTATGAATGTTCTTTCACGAAAAAATGAGTACCAGGCCGATGCTTTTGCCGCTGAATATTATAAACCGGAAGCATTGGCTTCGGCATTAAAAAAACTTTCGGTAAAAAATCTGAGTAACTTAACGCCACACCCCAAATTTGTGTTTTTCCACTATTCGCATCCTCCGCTGTTGCAAAGGTTGGCACACTTAAAGAAATTTGAAAAGGAAAACTAA
- a CDS encoding competence/damage-inducible protein A — MKAEIITIGDEILIGQIVDTNSAWMAEQFNLNGIEIYQITSVHDDHQHILEALKKAEEKVDLVVLTGGLGPTKDDITKNVLCDYFNTKLVFHEPTFEQIKKRFTKFKIDINKLNRDQALVPESCSVLYNKVGTAPGMWFEKNDTIFVSMPGVPFEMKYLVEYQILPRLRESGKTKAIYHKTVLTQGVPESMLAIKIEKWEDALPKNIKLAYLPNPMSVRLRLSAIGVDAEGLKKQVDTEVEKLQQIIPDDIYGFDNETMAEVAGRLLKQQGKTLAVAESCTGGYISHLITSVPGSSEYYKGSVTAYSNEIKMNVLGVTERALEEFGAVSEQVAREMALGVKNAFRSDFAVATTGIAGPGGGTKEKPVGTVWIAVAGEKKVFARKFVLGNDRERNIIRSGQTALQLLRRVILKGL; from the coding sequence ATGAAAGCAGAAATAATAACCATTGGTGATGAAATTTTAATTGGACAAATTGTTGATACCAATTCGGCCTGGATGGCTGAACAATTTAACTTAAACGGTATAGAAATATACCAGATTACATCGGTCCACGATGATCATCAGCACATTCTTGAAGCGTTGAAAAAAGCTGAGGAAAAAGTGGATTTGGTAGTACTTACGGGAGGACTTGGCCCCACAAAAGACGATATTACAAAAAATGTGCTTTGCGATTATTTCAATACAAAGCTGGTTTTTCATGAGCCTACTTTTGAACAAATAAAAAAACGGTTTACAAAATTTAAGATCGATATAAATAAGCTAAATCGTGATCAGGCTCTGGTGCCGGAATCATGTTCTGTTTTGTATAACAAAGTGGGAACAGCACCTGGAATGTGGTTTGAGAAAAATGACACAATTTTTGTTTCGATGCCAGGTGTTCCTTTCGAAATGAAATATTTGGTTGAATATCAGATTCTGCCCCGACTGAGGGAAAGTGGGAAGACCAAGGCAATTTATCATAAAACAGTTTTGACTCAGGGAGTTCCGGAATCGATGCTGGCCATTAAAATCGAAAAATGGGAAGATGCACTTCCCAAAAATATAAAGTTGGCCTATCTTCCAAATCCTATGTCGGTTCGTCTTCGTTTATCGGCAATAGGAGTCGATGCAGAGGGGCTGAAAAAACAAGTTGACACAGAGGTTGAAAAATTGCAACAGATTATTCCTGATGATATTTACGGTTTTGATAACGAGACCATGGCTGAGGTGGCAGGGCGCCTGTTGAAACAGCAAGGTAAAACACTGGCAGTGGCCGAGAGTTGCACAGGAGGTTACATTTCGCATTTGATTACCTCTGTTCCCGGAAGTTCAGAATATTACAAAGGGTCGGTTACAGCCTATTCAAATGAGATAAAAATGAATGTACTTGGTGTGACCGAAAGAGCATTAGAAGAATTTGGTGCCGTGAGCGAACAGGTGGCCAGGGAAATGGCGCTGGGCGTTAAAAATGCATTTCGATCTGATTTTGCTGTTGCCACTACCGGAATTGCCGGTCCCGGTGGCGGAACCAAAGAAAAACCGGTGGGTACGGTTTGGATTGCTGTGGCCGGTGAGAAAAAAGTTTTTGCCAGAAAATTTGTTCTAGGGAATGACCGTGAACGTAATATTATCCGTTCGGGGCAAACCGCGTTGCAACTGCTTCGACGTGTCATTCTAAAAGGACTTTGA
- a CDS encoding AsmA family protein: MKKTIIIILVVFFVVIGALAAIPLFFKNTLLEKTENTINKQVNAEISFDGFKLSLFRNFPKVTLQLENVLVIGVDEFQQDTLLNMAALRATMNLKELFNKEGMSIEEVYLLHPGLNMVVAESGKTNWDLAKKSSEPSELSKEEGGEEGGFNLQLEKIEIEDATIFYTDKQAKMLLGFEDINFHINGEMYGTSAKLNIAGKVDRFTTEYEGTKYISNTSLETKTLLDIDYEKMNIAVQENELLINRLPLEITGSVQIPSDSMFFDLVLSTKESGFENFLALVPPDYSDYLKDFETSGTATVSGKVSGLFFGENYPAFSLAINVSNGNFHYTELPDEIKNIKADISVSKPQGVLDLTEVKIKEAHAEIKNNPIDLSLTLNKLISDPYFDGAFVGKINFDHVKDAIPLDSVNISGTIDANLFVKGNYSSVEKEQYDKIQSDGVVLLDNFVYETADLTQPVYIPGGSLNFSPKSINLSQFNVKVGQSDFNLRGNVTNYLNYVFKDGTLAGDLQLNSGFVNLNEMLSLQVQKGDSQNVAKTTEENESEKLVFDIPENIDFIFRSNIQRASLDRIAISDIKGLITAKEGKLMLNGLNMNMLNGQLSMTGSYENTAQNQPLFDFGFDIIEFDIPQAFQSLSGMQNIVPVAGQSTGKLSTNLKLNGQLSEQFKLIPASVDGNGIFSTKNLQINNSKVFDQLKGILKAEKLQNVAVDDFKANFTVQDGNLLLRPFETKIAGQETNISGSLNAQNLLNMRLDFNIQRDAFGADIQSILSAIPGNKNITVVPAGVIIEGPVGKPDVKMDLSATRKTITDATKDDLQKSLNKLGEGLKKLFK; encoded by the coding sequence ATGAAGAAAACCATTATTATAATATTAGTTGTATTTTTTGTTGTGATAGGCGCACTTGCCGCTATTCCGTTGTTTTTCAAGAATACACTACTCGAAAAAACGGAAAATACCATAAATAAACAGGTGAATGCCGAAATCAGTTTTGATGGATTTAAATTGTCTCTTTTCAGAAATTTTCCCAAAGTAACACTTCAACTGGAGAATGTTTTGGTGATCGGTGTGGACGAATTTCAACAGGATACATTGTTAAACATGGCCGCTCTCAGGGCAACAATGAATTTGAAAGAGCTTTTTAATAAAGAAGGCATGAGTATCGAAGAGGTTTATCTGCTTCACCCCGGTTTAAACATGGTTGTGGCTGAATCGGGTAAAACAAACTGGGATTTGGCAAAAAAGTCATCGGAGCCATCGGAGCTTTCGAAAGAAGAGGGAGGCGAAGAAGGTGGATTTAACCTTCAGCTGGAAAAAATTGAAATAGAAGATGCAACCATTTTTTATACCGACAAACAGGCAAAAATGCTGCTGGGATTTGAAGATATAAATTTTCACATAAACGGAGAGATGTACGGTACATCAGCAAAACTAAATATTGCCGGGAAAGTTGATCGTTTTACTACGGAATATGAAGGTACAAAATACATATCCAATACATCGCTTGAAACAAAAACGCTGCTGGACATCGACTATGAAAAAATGAATATTGCAGTTCAGGAGAATGAGTTGCTGATAAACCGTTTGCCACTGGAAATTACCGGAAGTGTTCAAATACCATCTGATTCCATGTTTTTTGATCTGGTTCTTTCAACAAAAGAATCGGGTTTTGAAAACTTTCTGGCGCTTGTTCCGCCGGATTATTCCGACTATTTAAAGGATTTTGAAACTTCGGGAACTGCAACCGTTTCGGGAAAAGTTTCAGGTTTATTTTTTGGAGAAAATTATCCGGCATTCTCACTTGCAATAAATGTTTCAAACGGGAATTTTCATTATACAGAACTTCCGGATGAGATAAAAAACATTAAGGCTGATATTTCGGTTTCAAAACCGCAGGGAGTACTTGATCTCACTGAGGTTAAGATAAAAGAAGCACACGCTGAAATTAAAAATAATCCGATTGATCTTTCACTCACTTTAAATAAATTGATTTCCGATCCGTATTTCGACGGCGCTTTTGTGGGAAAGATAAATTTTGATCATGTAAAAGATGCCATTCCGCTCGACAGCGTAAATATTTCGGGTACTATTGATGCCAATCTGTTTGTAAAGGGAAATTATTCTTCTGTGGAAAAAGAGCAGTATGATAAAATTCAATCGGACGGAGTGGTACTGCTTGATAATTTTGTGTATGAAACAGCAGATTTAACGCAGCCTGTGTATATTCCCGGCGGAAGTCTTAATTTTTCTCCGAAAAGTATAAATCTTTCTCAATTTAATGTGAAAGTTGGGCAAAGCGATTTTAACCTTCGCGGAAACGTGACAAATTATTTGAATTATGTTTTTAAAGATGGTACGCTGGCTGGTGATTTGCAATTAAACTCCGGCTTTGTAAATCTTAACGAAATGCTGAGTCTGCAGGTACAAAAAGGAGACAGTCAAAACGTTGCGAAAACCACTGAGGAGAATGAATCTGAAAAATTGGTTTTTGACATCCCTGAAAATATCGATTTTATTTTTCGATCAAATATTCAGCGCGCCAGTCTCGATCGCATAGCTATTTCAGATATTAAAGGATTGATAACGGCAAAAGAGGGAAAATTAATGCTGAACGGATTAAATATGAATATGCTGAACGGGCAATTAAGCATGACTGGTTCGTATGAAAATACAGCGCAAAACCAACCACTTTTTGATTTTGGATTCGATATCATAGAATTTGACATTCCGCAGGCATTTCAGTCGCTTTCAGGTATGCAAAATATTGTGCCGGTTGCCGGACAAAGTACAGGTAAATTAAGTACGAATTTAAAGCTAAACGGGCAGTTGAGCGAACAATTTAAACTGATTCCGGCTTCTGTCGACGGAAATGGGATATTTAGTACCAAAAACCTTCAGATAAATAATTCAAAGGTATTCGACCAGTTGAAAGGTATTCTGAAAGCAGAAAAGTTACAAAACGTTGCAGTAGATGATTTTAAAGCAAATTTTACGGTTCAGGATGGTAATCTTTTATTGCGTCCTTTTGAAACAAAAATAGCAGGCCAGGAAACAAATATTTCAGGTAGCTTAAATGCTCAAAATCTGCTGAATATGCGACTCGATTTTAACATTCAACGCGATGCGTTTGGTGCAGACATTCAGTCGATTTTAAGTGCAATTCCGGGCAATAAAAACATTACAGTAGTTCCGGCAGGTGTGATAATTGAGGGACCGGTTGGAAAACCTGATGTTAAGATGGATCTCTCTGCCACGCGAAAAACAATCACAGATGCTACAAAAGATGATTTACAAAAATCTTTAAATAAACTTGGAGAGGGGTTAAAAAAGTTATTTAAATAA
- a CDS encoding FeoA family protein, translating into MKETIVQLKRGEKGIIKEFSTEEIPLKFQEVGCLPGNEVRLIQFSPFKDLVYLTVNDSHFAIRTETAALIEISRIK; encoded by the coding sequence ATGAAAGAAACAATTGTACAGCTTAAACGCGGAGAAAAAGGAATAATAAAAGAATTTTCAACTGAAGAAATCCCCTTGAAATTTCAGGAAGTTGGTTGTTTACCCGGAAACGAAGTACGACTTATTCAGTTTTCGCCGTTTAAAGATCTTGTTTACCTGACCGTTAATGACAGTCACTTTGCTATTCGCACAGAGACCGCTGCATTAATCGAAATCAGTAGGATAAAATAG
- the feoB gene encoding ferrous iron transport protein B — translation MGKQLNVALIGNPNTGKTSVFNQLTGLNQKVGNYPGVTVEKKEGKCKLANGQLAHIVDLPGTYSLNATSPDEKIVADLLLHKTNDTYPDVAVIVADVENLKRNLLLLTQIKDLDIPTILAINMADTMKRKGISVDLKQMEEKLHTRIALISARNNKGMVELKELIQDYEKLSTESCVRFTDIDPAYFETQKKKFNGENLYKRWLNIVLENGSLKPESENQNVYARFENISEAEIKRLQQKETILRYLFINQLLKDTYKRDPALAKDFQSRLDKILTQRILGYVIFFLIMLLVFQSIYNWSSYPMDLIDRLFTQMAEWVEITLPQGALTNLVSEGIIPGIGGIVIFVPQIAFLFLFISLLEESGYMSRVVFLMDKIMRRFGLNGKSVVPLISGTACAIPAIMATRSIDDWKERLITILITPFITCSARLPVYLIIIALVIPENSFLGMNLQGLTLMGLYFLGFLTAVFSGYILNKILKLKSRLFFISEMPAYKLPLLKNIVYTVIEKTKSFVVGAGKIILAISIVLWFLASNGPGEEFRNAENIIQKNEQNQQLTEEDMANAIASYKLHHSYIGIIGRTIEPVIRPLGYDWKIGIALISSLAAREVFVGTLATVYSVGSEEEETIKNRMIKETDAVTGKKIFNFATGISLLLYYAFAMQCISTLAIVKRETNSWKWPVIQLVFMTGFAYVVSLAAYQILK, via the coding sequence ATGGGAAAACAACTGAATGTTGCACTTATCGGAAATCCAAATACCGGTAAGACATCGGTGTTTAATCAGCTTACCGGCTTAAATCAGAAAGTAGGGAATTACCCCGGAGTTACCGTTGAAAAAAAAGAAGGGAAATGTAAATTGGCCAATGGTCAATTGGCACATATCGTTGATTTGCCGGGAACTTATAGCCTGAATGCGACTTCTCCGGATGAAAAGATTGTCGCCGATTTGCTTCTTCATAAAACAAATGATACATACCCTGATGTGGCAGTGATTGTTGCAGATGTTGAAAATTTAAAAAGGAATCTTCTCCTGCTGACTCAAATTAAAGACCTGGATATTCCTACGATTCTGGCAATAAACATGGCCGATACCATGAAACGGAAAGGTATTTCCGTTGATCTGAAACAAATGGAAGAAAAACTCCATACCAGAATTGCGTTGATCAGCGCCAGAAATAACAAGGGAATGGTTGAGCTAAAGGAGCTCATCCAGGATTACGAAAAATTGTCAACAGAATCTTGTGTCAGGTTTACCGATATCGATCCCGCTTATTTTGAGACTCAAAAAAAGAAATTCAACGGCGAAAACTTATATAAACGTTGGTTAAACATAGTTTTGGAAAACGGTTCATTAAAACCGGAGAGTGAAAATCAAAATGTTTATGCCAGGTTTGAAAACATAAGTGAAGCTGAAATAAAAAGACTGCAACAAAAAGAAACTATCCTGCGCTACCTGTTTATCAATCAATTGCTAAAAGATACCTACAAAAGAGATCCGGCTTTAGCTAAAGATTTTCAAAGCAGACTCGACAAGATTTTAACACAAAGGATTTTGGGTTATGTTATTTTTTTTCTGATAATGCTGCTGGTTTTTCAGTCGATTTACAATTGGAGCAGCTACCCGATGGATTTGATCGATCGTCTTTTTACGCAAATGGCTGAATGGGTAGAAATTACTTTGCCACAAGGAGCTTTGACAAATTTGGTTTCCGAAGGAATTATACCAGGAATAGGAGGGATTGTTATTTTTGTTCCTCAAATTGCCTTTTTGTTCCTTTTTATCTCGCTTCTGGAAGAAAGTGGATATATGAGCCGCGTTGTATTTCTTATGGACAAAATTATGCGCAGATTTGGCCTGAACGGAAAAAGTGTTGTGCCTTTAATTTCAGGCACAGCCTGCGCCATACCGGCTATTATGGCTACCCGCAGTATTGATGACTGGAAAGAGCGTCTGATTACAATTCTGATTACTCCGTTTATTACCTGCTCTGCCCGCTTGCCTGTTTATTTAATTATCATTGCGTTGGTTATACCCGAAAACTCATTTCTGGGCATGAATTTACAGGGACTCACGTTAATGGGGCTGTACTTTCTTGGTTTTTTAACGGCTGTTTTTTCAGGCTATATTTTAAATAAAATACTAAAACTTAAAAGCCGGTTGTTTTTTATCTCAGAAATGCCTGCGTACAAGCTTCCTTTGCTTAAGAATATTGTTTATACCGTAATAGAGAAGACAAAAAGTTTTGTTGTTGGTGCTGGTAAAATTATCCTTGCTATTTCCATTGTTTTGTGGTTTTTAGCTTCCAACGGACCCGGGGAAGAATTTAGAAATGCCGAAAATATCATACAAAAAAATGAACAAAATCAGCAGCTTACTGAAGAAGACATGGCCAATGCAATTGCATCTTATAAACTTCACCATTCGTATATTGGTATTATTGGTCGTACCATTGAACCAGTTATCCGCCCGTTGGGGTACGACTGGAAAATTGGTATTGCCTTAATAAGCTCATTGGCTGCACGTGAGGTTTTTGTCGGAACTTTGGCAACGGTTTACAGCGTTGGCAGCGAAGAGGAAGAAACAATAAAGAACCGTATGATAAAAGAAACAGATGCTGTCACGGGAAAGAAAATATTTAATTTTGCAACCGGTATTTCTTTGCTGCTTTACTACGCTTTTGCCATGCAGTGTATTAGCACACTGGCCATCGTAAAACGAGAAACCAACAGTTGGAAATGGCCGGTTATTCAGCTTGTTTTTATGACAGGCTTTGCTTATGTTGTATCTTTGGCGGCTTACCAGATTTTAAAGTAA
- a CDS encoding FeoB-associated Cys-rich membrane protein: MFDFQNIIVYIIVLAAVVWLLKKLFWKKRKNSSSECGKAGCSCH; encoded by the coding sequence ATGTTTGATTTTCAAAATATAATAGTTTATATCATTGTATTGGCAGCCGTAGTCTGGTTGCTTAAGAAGTTGTTTTGGAAAAAAAGAAAAAATTCATCTTCGGAATGCGGAAAAGCCGGATGCAGTTGTCATTAG
- the dapA gene encoding 4-hydroxy-tetrahydrodipicolinate synthase — MRQLFTGAGVALVTPFKKDNSVDFKSLEVIVNNQVQGKMDYLVALGTTAETPTLSAGEKQDIVKLIKDKSDGLPVVVGMGGNDTRKIIKQIDKFDFNGVSGLLIVTPYYNKPSQEGMFVHYSEIAKASPVPIILYNVPSRTGVNLEAETVARLAETSEKIAAVKEASGILSQITKIGKYTPDNFTVISGDDVLALPIISIGGKGVISVIANALPGKLSKLIHLALEGKFSESLEMHFEMIDLFKLLFKEGNPGGIKALLHYQGIIENVLRSPLYKNSDETYNEVKEAYLKLK; from the coding sequence ATGAGGCAGCTTTTTACAGGAGCAGGAGTAGCTTTGGTAACTCCTTTCAAAAAAGACAACAGTGTTGATTTTAAATCACTTGAAGTGATTGTTAACAATCAGGTTCAGGGAAAGATGGATTATCTGGTAGCGTTGGGAACCACCGCGGAAACACCAACACTTTCAGCCGGGGAAAAACAGGACATTGTTAAACTGATTAAAGATAAATCGGACGGACTACCTGTAGTTGTTGGTATGGGGGGAAATGATACGCGAAAAATCATCAAACAAATTGACAAATTTGATTTTAACGGAGTGAGTGGACTACTCATTGTTACTCCCTATTACAATAAACCTTCACAGGAAGGTATGTTTGTTCACTACTCTGAAATAGCAAAAGCGAGTCCGGTTCCAATTATTTTATATAATGTTCCCTCAAGAACAGGGGTAAATCTTGAGGCTGAAACGGTAGCCCGTTTGGCTGAAACATCCGAAAAAATTGCTGCGGTAAAAGAGGCTTCAGGTATTCTGTCTCAAATCACAAAAATAGGAAAATATACGCCTGATAATTTTACAGTGATTTCGGGTGACGATGTGTTGGCGCTTCCTATTATTTCAATTGGCGGTAAAGGTGTCATTTCAGTTATCGCAAATGCTCTCCCCGGAAAATTGAGTAAACTAATTCATTTGGCTTTGGAAGGTAAATTCAGCGAATCGCTGGAAATGCATTTTGAAATGATTGATTTGTTTAAGCTTCTTTTTAAAGAAGGAAATCCGGGAGGAATAAAAGCGCTGTTACACTACCAGGGAATCATTGAAAACGTGCTTCGTTCTCCACTGTATAAAAACAGCGACGAAACATACAACGAAGTTAAAGAGGCTTATTTAAAACTGAAATAA
- a CDS encoding DUF6913 domain-containing protein, protein MNLISLKIDFHQSFIKFAERMGIREKYANRRLLKTELIINHSPQVPDLDSVKKVGIIWEPEGKNAYHFIKEFFSERGVVVRGFCVYNEDVNFATDTNSLTPKELDWLKLPKQGRIDTFTQLKFDILLNIALSQNITLDFITLSTQAKFKVGWSQKEKNYLDLNINIGQNRDALFLAKQQIFYLGQLNQKTSK, encoded by the coding sequence ATGAATTTGATTTCTCTTAAAATAGACTTTCATCAATCATTTATTAAATTTGCCGAAAGAATGGGAATAAGAGAAAAATACGCTAACCGGAGACTGTTAAAAACAGAATTAATCATAAATCATAGTCCTCAGGTTCCGGATTTGGATTCGGTAAAAAAAGTTGGGATAATCTGGGAGCCCGAAGGAAAAAATGCTTATCATTTTATAAAAGAATTTTTTTCTGAAAGAGGAGTCGTGGTTCGTGGTTTTTGTGTTTATAATGAAGACGTAAATTTTGCAACGGATACAAATTCGTTAACACCAAAAGAACTCGATTGGTTAAAACTCCCCAAACAAGGCCGGATAGATACCTTTACACAATTAAAATTCGATATACTTTTAAATATTGCACTAAGTCAAAATATCACACTGGACTTTATAACACTTTCCACACAGGCAAAATTTAAAGTAGGATGGTCTCAAAAAGAAAAAAATTATTTAGACCTTAACATTAACATTGGTCAAAATCGGGATGCGTTGTTTCTTGCCAAACAACAAATTTTCTATCTTGGCCAGCTAAATCAAAAAACGAGTAAATGA